One stretch of Mangifera indica cultivar Alphonso chromosome 9, CATAS_Mindica_2.1, whole genome shotgun sequence DNA includes these proteins:
- the LOC123224746 gene encoding DELLA protein GAI-like, translating to MKKDHQESCGGGGVGGGNIKGESSSKAKMWEDKQDTGGMDELLEALGYKVRASDMADVALKLEQLEMVMGTAQEDGISHLATDTVHYNPSDLSGWVESMLSELNNTTFDTQPRPIPDPAESSTFNPIQQANNQSRIFNDDSEYDLRAIPGVAAYPPQPDSEAENNRNKRVKTSVNPSGASGSGVAGSNPESTRPVMVIDSQEAGVQLVHTLLACAEAVQQDNLKLADALVKHIGLLAASQAGAMRKVATYFAEALARRIYRIYPQDALESSYNDILQMHFYETCPYLKFAHFTANQAILEAFATANRVHVIDFSLKQGMQWPALMQALALRPGGPPAFRLTGIGPPQPDNTDALQQVGWKLAQFADNIGVEFEFRGFVANSLADLEPEMLDIRPEVETVAVNSVFELHRLLARPGGIEKVVASIKAMKPKIITIVEQEANHNSPVFLDRFTEALHYYSSLFDSLEGSSVTPGSQDLAMSEVYLGMQICNVVAYEGSDRTERHETLTQWRARLTSAGFDPVHLGSNAFKQASMLLALFAGGDGYRVEENNGCLMLGWHTRSLIATTAWQLAGSES from the coding sequence TCGAAGGCGAAGATGTGGGAAGATAAGCAAGATACAGGAGGCATGGATGAGTTACTGGAGGCTTTGGGTTACAAGGTCCGGGCTTCAGACATGGCTGATGTGGCTTTGAAGCTCGAACAGTTGGAGATGGTGATGGGCACTGCTCAAGAAGATGGGATTTCGCATCTCGCCACTGACACTGTTCATTACAATCCCTCTGATCTCTCCGGTTGGGTCGAGAGTATGCTCTCCGAGCTTAATAACACCACTTTCGATACACAGCCTCGCCCAATTCCAGATCCCGCTGAATCCTCCACCTTCAACCCAATACAACAGGCTAACAATCAATCAAGAATCTTCAACGATGATTCCGAGTACGATCTCCGAGCCATCCCCGGCGTTGCAGCGTATCCACCACAACCCGATTCAGAAGCCGAAAACAACCGCAACAAGCGAGTTAAAACCTCGGTTAATCCTAGTGGAGCATCAGGTAGCGGAGTCGCTGGTTCAAATCCTGAGTCAACTCGTCCCGTGATGGTGATTGATTCGCAGGAAGCGGGCGTTCAACTCGTTCACACACTTCTGGCGTGTGCGGAAGCGGTTCAGCAAGATAATTTGAAACTGGCTGACGCGCTTGTGAAGCACATAGGTTTGCTTGCGGCGTCGCAAGCGGGGGCTATGAGAAAAGTTGCCACCTATTTCGCCGAAGCTTTAGCAAGAAGAATCTACCGAATCTACCCTCAAGATGCTCTTGAATCATCCTACAACGACATCCTTCAGATGCACTTCTACGAGACGTGCCCGTATCTGAAGTTCGCTCATTTCACGGCGAATCAGGCAATTCTCGAAGCCTTCGCCACCGCGAATCGAGTCCACGTCATCGATTTCAGTCTTAAACAAGGTATGCAATGGCCAGCTTTAATGCAAGCTCTTGCATTACGGCCCGGTGGCCCGCCTGCCTTTCGTTTAACCGGCATCGGGCCACCGCAGCCCGACAACACTGACGCTTTGCAACAAGTTGGCTGGAAATTGGCCCAATTTGCCGACAACATTGGCGTTGAATTTGAGTTTCGCGGATTCGTCGCCAACAGCTTGGCCGATCTTGAACCCGAAATGCTCGATATACGACCCGAAGTTGAAACCGTCGCGGTTAACTCGGTCTTTGAACTTCACCGTCTCTTGGCCCGTCCTGGTGGGATCGAAAAGGTTGTGGCTTCTATCAAAGCGATGAAGCCCAAGATTATCACAATCGTTGAACAGGAAGCGAATCACAACAGTCCGGTTTTCTTGGATCGGTTCACTGAAGCGTTACATTATTACTCGAGTTTGTTTGACTCGTTGGAAGGTTCTTCCGTCACTCCAGGGAGTCAAGATTTGGCCATGTCCGAGGTGTATTTAGGAATGCAAATTTGCAATGTTGTCGCTTACGAAGGCTCCGATAGAACAGAGCGGCACGAAACGTTGACTCAGTGGCGAGCTCGGTTGACATCAGCGGGATTTGACCCCGTTCATTTGGGTTCGAACGCGTTTAAACAGGCAAGTATGTTGCTGGCATTGTTTGCTGGTGGCGACGGTTACAGAGTAGAGGAGAACAACGGTTGTTTAATGCTTGGGTGGCACACGCGGTCGCTCATTGCCACCACGGCATGGCAACTAGCTGGTAGTGAGTCGTAA